The nucleotide window agtcttgatcgcgagggtgcgagattgctgagtccccgtgactcacagatacttccaaaaccagcttgcaggtgccgatgagaccgtgcagttgacgcaaccaagctcaggaggagctcgatgaagatcttgtcctttgtggtgtttcattctagttgatcagtagtggagcccagttggggtcgatcggggacctttgtcgcatttggggttcttcttttgttttggctccgtagtcgggccctgattgtatttggttgttgtaatgctttattcctgtaattgtgtgaagtggcgattgtaagccaactatgtaatctctttcccttattatattacatgggttgtgtgaagattacctcacttgcgacatatgccttcaatgcgattatgcctctaagtcatgcctcgacacgtgagagatatagtcgcatcgagggtgttacaccgccccaagggttgccaaagtgtacgggttcggcgACCGCCCCCAAGgattgccatttgtacgggttcggtgatcGCCCTCGAGGGTCCcgtagtggaatcacgacatcttgcattgtgtaAGGGTGTGAGGAGattatggtggccctagtggcttcttggggagcattgtgcctccacatcgctccaaacagagattagcatccgcaagggtgtgaattTCGAGATACAttgtcgtctccgcgtgcctcggttatctcttacccgaaccctttacttatgcactttactttgtgatagccatagtGTTTCATGTTATATATATTGCTATCACATCACATAGTTGTTTATcatgcttagcataagttgttggtgcacatatgTGAGCCTGGTTGTTTTAGCTTTTGTGCATGACAAACTAatcgctaggtttattccgcatttgttcaagcctaaaccataattattttaaagcgcatattcacccccccccctctaggcgagaTCCACGATCTTTCATACCTTGCTGTACTTTTTCTTTACTTATTTCATTTTGTGTTTTTTGcttgatctatttatccaatctcatACAAATTCATCTATCTTTTTACCGTAGAGGAATTGACATTATGCGTCCGGtagcaagtatttgttctttgtgtgcaggtaccatttatataatgttgcttggttctcctactggattgataaccttggtttcataactgagggaaatatttaccgcagctgtgttgcatcatccctgcctctttggggaaataccgatgcaGATTCAAGCCACGTCAGTGTCCTCGCGAGCTCCACACCTCCGTCCTCCATGGCGTTGGCTTGATGAAGACTACAGGCGTCATCCTAGAGAGCTCCGTGTCGCCATCCTTCGTGGCATATGACGGCATCCCCGCCAGCTCCACGCCCCCGGGCTCCAGCTTGACGAAGTAGACATCGGCGACATCCCCAATGAGCGTTGTATCTCCATCCTCTGGCTCCAGCATGATGAAGTAGATGGCAGGCGTGCTCCTTGCGAGCTCCACACCACGATTCTCCATGACACCGGGTTGATGATGTTGGCGATGGGCGTCATCTTAGCGAGCTCCCATTTTCGAGTCAATTTGTTTTTGCTCCCACTTCACTTCACTATAGTCACCTTCTTCGTGTTCTACGATATCTTCGTGGCACGATCTCTCATTGTCTCCTTTTCCCCGTTCCAGCTCGTTTCCACTCCGCGCCTATTCGAATGCTAAGTGAGCCAGTGATCCTTCGGATCGCCACTCTCTTTCTGCTTACTGTGTCTTTCTTGGTGGTTCTCTCGTTGCCTCGAAGATGAAGAAACAGACTACAGTTTCTCGTTCCAGTGCAGAGGCCGAGTTGAGAGCTATGGCTCTTCTGACGACAAAGATGACTTGGTTACAATGGCTACTGAAGGATTCTGGTGTTTCTGTTATTACACCTACCACCCTCTTGTCCGACAGTACAGGTGCTATTAGTATTGCGCGGGACCTTGTGAAGCATGAACTTACCAAGCATATCGGTGTTGATGTTTCTTATGTGGGCACTGCTGTGCAGGATCATATTATTGCTCTTTGGTATGTGCCTTCCGAATTACAGCTAGCAGACTTATTCACGAAGACACAAACTAGAGCACAACATAGATTTCGCCTCTCTAAACTCAGTGTTGTTGATCCACCATGAGTTTGAAGAGGGTGTTAGAGTTATATTGATAACGGTCTTTGGCTTTTTGTATTCTTGCCTTTTAACATCCTCATATACATCATATATATGATGGCTTTAGTCTCCTAGTAATACATGTTGCATATTTCGTCACAGCTTGAACCGCCTCCCATGGCGTTCGATCCCCGGATATTCGCGTCTTAAACAAAAGCCAAAACACGTAATTAATAAACAGATCTGGTAATTAATAAACAGATCTGGTATGAGAGATTTTATATTTTCAGTATGATTCTACTTTTGTGTGTCCAGACGTACCATTTTTGGATTTTTATTTCCATCCTAACATCCTCCCATCTTCGTAAGGCTGCCTTCGGTTGGCATGGTTTTGAAAGGGTTTGGCAGGGATTAGATCCCATAATTCCCATACAAGtcaaatcccccccccccccccccccccccccaccccaaaAAAAAATCCAGTCCAATCCCCTTGAGACAGGGTGTAACCGAACAAAGCCTAATACATCTTTACACTAGTTTTTTTGTTCTTGGAGGAAATCTTCACACTAGTTTTTCAGTTTCTACTGTATTTTTGTGATGCGTCTCTTTATACTAGTTTCCACTGTATTTTCTATTGACTTTGTTGCTGTGTTTTTCTACCACTCTTGACTGATAGAATATATCTAGTGAGTGTACTGCATACTGCCCAAAGCACTACTGCATCCACTACAAACGAAATAAAGAAATTCCTAGTAGGAAAAAAACTACTACTAATAACTAGAACATGGATTAATAAGAAAATTTTAAGCATATACTGAGGAGGCAGCCTAGCCAATCTTTATAAATGAAAGACGGTGCTCCAGCCAGATTCATAGGAAACAAATACACAGCTATCATGTGGTTTCTCAGACTTAGGACACCACCATGTACAAGGTTGAGCTCTCCAATTTGCAGAGCTCAGACAATTTATTGCATTTCAAGTTTTCAACAGCCTTGATGAAACATAGAACAGACCACATGTATATGCAAAGTTCCAGCTCAACACTGAAGAAGTTCATATCCCCCCAAAAAACACCGAAGAAGTTCGGACAAAACGCACAAAAACACCATATGCTTCCCATCCGTAGCCACCAGTAGCCATGGTTTTGACACCATAAGAATATGCGAAGTCCATAAACAGAAGGAAGACGCAAAAAAAAAAACTTCACCCTTCTGCTTTGATACCTGTAGCTTTGATCTGTCCTCGATGACCTTTGATCTCTCATGTCCGGGGTTTACCGTACAGATTCGTGTACACGATCTTTGTCCGGTGGACCAGGATCAAGCTCAGGGCGGCAGCAATGATGCAGAACCCTGACATGATCATTGACGAGATGAAGAAGCAGATGGAGCCCTCGCACTTCAGCGCCGGAGCGACGTCGGAGACCATTCCCAGCAATGTTGAGTGGTTATGGTTAGCTTGCTTCCTGGCTTCGTAGTCGTAGATGCCACTGGCAATGATGCCCGAGAAAACCAGGGAGCCTGCGGGGTTTGCGACTGTAAGGAAGTTGTACAATGCTCCGAAATTCTTCACGCCAAATAGTTCGGAGGCAGCAGCTGGCACGATCGCCCAGTGGGCGCCGTACCCGAGCCCGATAAGCAATGTGCCAATGTACATTGTGCCGGGCCAACCCATTGCGAAGATGAAGTGTCCAATTGCCATGAATACTTGAGCTGTCGCCAAGGCAATTGCCCTTGGATACGCGTAATCCCTGAAGAAACAAGAGAGCAAACAAAAAATGAGAACAACTGGGGACATGTTTCTCAACAAAGATAGCCGCTGTATTCGAGCTGTTGGAAATTTAGTCTCAATATGAACAGAGCAACTCAATCACTACATGATTGATTATTCAGAACACTGCTCATGATCGACAAAAGGATAATTCGGATGTTGCCTATTAGCTGTCTGCCGTCAGTTTTATTCTTTTTGTTAGCTCACTCATCTAATAATTGTACTAGTTCTGCATGTGTTTCGAGACATATTCTTGTTTGCTTTGAATTTCCCAGGCTAGTGCCTTTTTGTTTTTAACAGGTTAGGAACCAATTGTGATGATACCACTAAAAACTGCTTTCTCATTCAAAAGATATTCAATCAATAATAACTGAAATGGGCAAACGTCTGTTTTGGTATAGCTCTAGTTATAAATGTATTTTGAGAAGAAGCTTGGTCAGCATGAACATTAAATTAGTGCTGCAGAACACACTCTCCATTGGAGAACGCACTCTTCCATATGAACTAAACAAAATATTGCTCGTAGATGAGATGCAAAGGTCAGCAAAGAGGTGCCTCATTGTTCTTACTTGACAATAATCTCTGAAAAGAAGCCCCCAGAAATACGTCCAAGGAAGTTCCAAATGCTAATCATTGACACAAAAATGTGAGAATCCTCAAAACCCAATGACTGACTCATTTGCCCAAGATTATCAATCACAGTAAGACCTGATCCTGACCCCAACAGAAGGGAGAAAAATAGAAGCCAAAAATCTGCCTTGATCATTGCCTGCAGCAACGTGAAATCCTCTCCTCGTCGTGGACCTTTCCTCCTTTTAACCCTAACGGCACCAACAGCAGCTGCCTGGAATAGCTTAGCCTGCAATTCGGCAATCCTCTTTTGCCTCTCAGAGGCTGGAAGTAGATCAATTTCTTTCGGCTTTTGCTCGTCCACCTCGCTGAGTATAACTTCTTGCTCTTCAGACGATACTGAACCACTTGCTTCTTCTCTCCGAGGTGATGTTAACAGCGCCGTGTAGGCACTCTCGTCGTCATTTGAGAAGAAGCTCAGCATTACAGGGATGACTATTGGAACTAGCAAAAGAACCATTAGAATGATGGTACACAAGATTGTCAATGAGTGGCTCAAGCCAACAAGGTCTTCCAGCAGCATCACACCCATCAGATAGGCGGCCAAGACTAAGCAGACGCTGTATACAAACGTGAAACTTGTACCATCAGATGGCCGTACTTGTCTGTGACCATTAACTGGTCTAACAATGAACATTAAAGCGATGACTACCATTGTTGGGCCAACAGCAACCATGAATATCAGTGCGGCATCATCAGGCGTGTGCATTATTGCATAAACCTGTGTTAAGATTGCACCACTCAAACCAGCAAATCCCTTGAGGATACCAACGATTGGTCCACGGTTCTTGGGAAAGTTCTGAACACATGAGACGAGTGCAGCAGTATTGAAGTATGTCTCACCATTATTTCCAACAAAGATTAGCATGCACATCTGCGGAGAGACGGGGGAATTTAGTGCAAGAGCCGACAAATCTAATTGAAGGAATAAGAATGTAAACAAAGGTCAGATTAGATACTATAGAAATTATGGAATGGTCCAGGTTTCCAAATGCCGCAAACAGAAATGTGGAGATGGAAATTAGTGCATTTAAAATTAGAAGTACAAATGAATATTAAGTCTCCTCCACCTTCAGACAGACAATGACACTAATTATGTGTTTTTAGTATTTTACTGAAGACTGAAGTCATCCTCTGTTGCTTTGATGTTTCACATAGCAAATTAATTTGTAAAGCAAAACATAGCAAATGATTAACTCACAATCCTAATCTTGGAAACTCAAAAATGTTAATTCACTTGTTTAACCAGAATTTTTAGGCGATTCTGTTGCGGCTGTATAAGACAGGCTGATAATAGTAGTACAGAGTAAAATTTTCAGGTTGAACATTGTTAATTGACATGAACTATATCAAATCTCAGTGTTTTTCAGGATATTAGATAATGAAGGTTAACTAAAGAGACATGGGAGGCGAGAAAGCGACCACTAAGACTTCCCAAGAATAATATAGGTGCACACCGATGACTCGGAAGCATATTCGACATGCTGTGTGTTAGAATATTCTTAGTACACACAGCAGAAACAGTTTTAACTGTTTTGAGCCAATAAAAATCTGGCAAATATTTCTGAACATAGCTTTCAACATTTTGGAGGAACAGAAAACATTGAAGTCCAACAGCAACTGTGTTCCAAAATAAGGAATTCACCACCTTCTCTTCTGTAAATGGAAGTCGAATAGCGACTCTCCATCATTGGGGACAGGCGTGCAGTTAGGATGCGTGATTGACTGACCCATGTTTGCTTTCAGATGATGAGCAAACTGGTCTCGCGTGTTCACTAAAGGGAACTAGTACATACATACAGTAGCATAATTGAAGGAAGAAGACATGATTAGTTTTCAGTCCAAATCCAGAAGCTTCAACCGTACAACTTAATAATTATACGAAGCACAGTAGAACATGAGTTTCTTCCACCACAGCATCGTGCACGCTTCAATTAGCACAAAAGTCACAGGGAATTTTCTTAGCATTAGAAGAGAAAAAACCCAGCTCAATCTGCAGTAGCACATGAGGCTCCAAGAACAGGAAGGTTTGATGCGGCTATGGCTATTGCAGAAAGGAGAAGCAAATGGGAGGACTATAATGATTGGAGGGGCAGGTGACGGATCTTACCGCCCAGAGCGGTGGCACGGGGACGCGGTGGGTGACGGCGAGCCAGACCCAGCCGTATCCGACGAGGTTCTGCGCGGCGCCGATGAGGAGCGCGGCCCAGAGCGGGAGCACGGCGCAGAGCGTGCCGGCGAGGAAGCCGACGCTGTCTCCCAGATCCTTGGCGACGCCGAGGCTGGCCACCTGGCGCTGGTTGTAGCCAAGCGAGGACTTGATCGCCGGCGACAGGCTGCCGAACAGGTACCCCACCCCGGCGACCGACTGCATCCACATCGCCGCCACGAACACCAGCCACCGGTTCCGCAGGAACCCCCGCACCCGGCTCCGCACCTCCGCCATTGCTTGCAGCACCTGCCCCAAAACTCCAATCCAAATCAACACACTAGAACTAGAGTCCGCCCCGAGAAGAAGCTAATGCAAGAAGCTGAGCTGGGCCTATTAACAGGACGGATTTGGGACGGGAATGAGAAGCCAAGCCGACGGTTTCTTGGAGGCAAGCAAAGAACCGGCCGCGAGGAGCCGGAGTGACGACGACGACTCTTGATGAGGAGCCGCGGATCGGGATGCGGAACGAGCAACGATCGGCCCCGCTGGCGTTGTTTATTGCTGAGAAGAACGTGTGTCCGCGC belongs to Triticum urartu cultivar G1812 chromosome 7, Tu2.1, whole genome shotgun sequence and includes:
- the LOC125525517 gene encoding protein NUCLEAR FUSION DEFECTIVE 4-like is translated as MAEVRSRVRGFLRNRWLVFVAAMWMQSVAGVGYLFGSLSPAIKSSLGYNQRQVASLGVAKDLGDSVGFLAGTLCAVLPLWAALLIGAAQNLVGYGWVWLAVTHRVPVPPLWAMCMLIFVGNNGETYFNTAALVSCVQNFPKNRGPIVGILKGFAGLSGAILTQVYAIMHTPDDAALIFMVAVGPTMVVIALMFIVRPVNGHRQVRPSDGTSFTFVYSVCLVLAAYLMGVMLLEDLVGLSHSLTILCTIILMVLLLVPIVIPVMLSFFSNDDESAYTALLTSPRREEASGSVSSEEQEVILSEVDEQKPKEIDLLPASERQKRIAELQAKLFQAAAVGAVRVKRRKGPRRGEDFTLLQAMIKADFWLLFFSLLLGSGSGLTVIDNLGQMSQSLGFEDSHIFVSMISIWNFLGRISGGFFSEIIVKDYAYPRAIALATAQVFMAIGHFIFAMGWPGTMYIGTLLIGLGYGAHWAIVPAAASELFGVKNFGALYNFLTVANPAGSLVFSGIIASGIYDYEARKQANHNHSTLLGMVSDVAPALKCEGSICFFISSMIMSGFCIIAAALSLILVHRTKIVYTNLYGKPRT